In the genome of Anomalospiza imberbis isolate Cuckoo-Finch-1a 21T00152 chromosome 29, ASM3175350v1, whole genome shotgun sequence, one region contains:
- the ENTREP3 gene encoding protein ENTREP3 isoform X2 yields the protein MPSPTDSSRSLTGRSSRSLTHLRLQRTWLQVLLVLGLVQAILGVLIVTFSLVAATITPSAKIRHSCPSWAGFSLALSGLVGIISWKRPLTLVIAFFTLLSVLGVMLSLAGSILSCQNAQLVKTLEACERERDTCVCCQARSEPPPASCSQQSETLTMFPNPNCRSIRVALKDLLFSVCGLTIFSTIICMLSAVVCCIQIFSLDIVHVLVPQRSSSVTLECTSPPDTFLQSMMDFEEFVPPVPPPPYYPPEYTCSSETDAQSITYNGSMDSPVPLYPTDFPPSYETVMGLRGDSQATLFDSQMTEGSHTCTCNRVPSIVLSGEVSMDSGSLIMSEIMDIPGDSSPSEDSCLLELQGSMRSVDYVLFRSIQRSRADYCLSVDCVQCSHHARSPTLGLQGPFEETPQPRVRGERSYSCSTAEPGPDGILVGGAVTHSCNRLVGPARCAGPCFPEVRLKDKGSSLQGRGGGRSTDTATGRPGHPRRNSETSCPSSPAPGLAPRPLLRSHSDPGVPMAGRADFREVLYTKALEDTVSDSSADTGLCSEACLLHRSHCDSPPLLRAGSVGKNKLPPCKKVPQQLSKTTTRSLGDLKGYRGTRGLVARFLQRPKRSLAAGMEVSGHSFHGHKQVPWSAWPGAERPHEGIHLQSCGDLSSTSSLRRLLSARRLERSRPRSLSGACKESAL from the exons ATGCCCTCCCCCACCGACTCCAGCCGCTCGCTGACCGGCCGCAGCTCCCGCAGCCTCACCCACCTCCGCCTCCAGCGCACCTGGCTGCAGGTCCTGCTGGTCCTGGGTCTCGTGCAAGCCATCCTGGGCGTCCTCATCGTCACCTTCAGCCTGGTGGCGGCCACCATCACTCCCTCCGCCAAAATCCGTCACTCCTGCCCGTCCTGGGCCGGCTTCTCG CTGGCACTGTCCGGGCTGGTCGGCATCATCTCCTGGAAGCGGCCGCTCACCCTGGTG ATCGCCTTCTTCACGCTGCTGTCGGTGCTGGGCGTCATGCTGAGCCTCGCCGGCTCCATCCTGTCGTGCCAGAACGCGCAGCTGGTGAAGACCCTGGAGGCCTGTGAGAGG GAGAGGGACACGTGTGTCTGCTGCCAGGCCCGCTCGGAGCCCCCGCCCgcctcctgcagccagcagagcgAGACGCTGACCATGTTCCCCAACCCCAACTGCCGGAGCATCCGTGTGGCACTCAAg GATCTCCTCTTCAGTGTCTGTGGCTTGACCATCTTCTCCACCATCATCTGCATGCTCTCTGCTGTCGTGTGCTGCATCCAGATCTTCTCCCTTGACATCGTCCATGTG ctggTCCCACAGCGCTCCAGCTCTGTGACATTGGAATGCACGTCCCCACCTGACACCTTTCTGCAGAGCATGATGGACTTCGAGGAGTTTGTGCCTCCAGTGCCACCGCCCCCCTACTACCCACCTGAGTACACCTGCAGCTCCGAGACGGATGCGCAGAG CATCACCTACAATGGCTCCATGGACAGCCCTGTGCCCCTCTACCCAACCGATTTCCCCCCATCATACGAGACTGTGATGGGGCTGCGGGGAGACAGCCAG GCCACCCTGTTCGACTCGCAGATGACAGAGGGCTCCCACACCTGCACCTGCAACCGTGTCCCCTCCATCGTGCTCAGCGGGGAAG TCTCCATGGACAGCGGGTCCCTGATCATGTCCGAGATCATGGACATCCCCGGGGACAGCAGCCCCTCGGAGGACTCGtgcctgctggagctgcagggctccATGCGCTCCGTCGATTACGTCCTGTTCCGCTCCATCCAGCGCAGCCGCGCCGATTACTGCCTGAGCGTGGACTGCGTGCAGTGCAGCCACCACGCTCGCAGCCCCACGCTGGGCTTGCAGGGCCCCTTCGAGGAGACGCCCCAGCCCCGCGTGCGGGGTGAGCGATCCTACTCCTGCTCCACCGCGGAGCCCGGCCCCGATGGCATCTTGGTGGGGGGAGCCGTCACCCACAGCTGCAACCGGCTGGTGGGGCCGGCTCGCTGTGCCGGGCCCTGCTTCCCCGAGGTGCGGCTCAAGGACAAGGGCTCCTCGCTGCAGGGGCGTGGGGGTGGCCGCTCCACGGACACCGCCACCGGCCGCCCCGGCCACCCCCGGCGCAACAGCGAGACCTCCTGCCCCTcgtccccggccccggggctggCCCCGCGCCCGCTCCTGAGGTCACACAGTGACCCCGGCGTGCCGATGGCCGGCCGTGCTG atTTCAGGGAAGTACTTTATACCAAAGCACTGGAGGACACCGTGTCCGACTCCTCCGCTGATACAG ggctgtgctctgagGCCTGCCTGCTCCACCGTTCCCACTGTGACTCCCCGCCGCTGCTCCGGGCCGGCTCTGTGGGGAAGAACAAGCTGCCACCCTGCAAGAAGGTGCCACAGCAGCTGTCAAAGACAACCACCCGCTCCCTGGGGGACCTCAAGGGCTACCGAGGCACCCGTGGGCTGGTGGCCAGGTTCCTGCAGAGACCCAAGCgcagcctggcagctggcaTGGAGGTGTCTGGGCACAGCTTCCACGGGCACAAACAG
- the ENTREP3 gene encoding protein ENTREP3 isoform X1 — protein sequence MPSPTDSSRSLTGRSSRSLTHLRLQRTWLQVLLVLGLVQAILGVLIVTFSLVAATITPSAKIRHSCPSWAGFSLALSGLVGIISWKRPLTLVIAFFTLLSVLGVMLSLAGSILSCQNAQLVKTLEACERERDTCVCCQARSEPPPASCSQQSETLTMFPNPNCRSIRVALKDLLFSVCGLTIFSTIICMLSAVVCCIQIFSLDIVHVLVPQRSSSVTLECTSPPDTFLQSMMDFEEFVPPVPPPPYYPPEYTCSSETDAQSITYNGSMDSPVPLYPTDFPPSYETVMGLRGDSQATLFDSQMTEGSHTCTCNRVPSIVLSGEVSMDSGSLIMSEIMDIPGDSSPSEDSCLLELQGSMRSVDYVLFRSIQRSRADYCLSVDCVQCSHHARSPTLGLQGPFEETPQPRVRGERSYSCSTAEPGPDGILVGGAVTHSCNRLVGPARCAGPCFPEVRLKDKGSSLQGRGGGRSTDTATGRPGHPRRNSETSCPSSPAPGLAPRPLLRSHSDPGVPMAGRAADFREVLYTKALEDTVSDSSADTGLCSEACLLHRSHCDSPPLLRAGSVGKNKLPPCKKVPQQLSKTTTRSLGDLKGYRGTRGLVARFLQRPKRSLAAGMEVSGHSFHGHKQVPWSAWPGAERPHEGIHLQSCGDLSSTSSLRRLLSARRLERSRPRSLSGACKESAL from the exons ATGCCCTCCCCCACCGACTCCAGCCGCTCGCTGACCGGCCGCAGCTCCCGCAGCCTCACCCACCTCCGCCTCCAGCGCACCTGGCTGCAGGTCCTGCTGGTCCTGGGTCTCGTGCAAGCCATCCTGGGCGTCCTCATCGTCACCTTCAGCCTGGTGGCGGCCACCATCACTCCCTCCGCCAAAATCCGTCACTCCTGCCCGTCCTGGGCCGGCTTCTCG CTGGCACTGTCCGGGCTGGTCGGCATCATCTCCTGGAAGCGGCCGCTCACCCTGGTG ATCGCCTTCTTCACGCTGCTGTCGGTGCTGGGCGTCATGCTGAGCCTCGCCGGCTCCATCCTGTCGTGCCAGAACGCGCAGCTGGTGAAGACCCTGGAGGCCTGTGAGAGG GAGAGGGACACGTGTGTCTGCTGCCAGGCCCGCTCGGAGCCCCCGCCCgcctcctgcagccagcagagcgAGACGCTGACCATGTTCCCCAACCCCAACTGCCGGAGCATCCGTGTGGCACTCAAg GATCTCCTCTTCAGTGTCTGTGGCTTGACCATCTTCTCCACCATCATCTGCATGCTCTCTGCTGTCGTGTGCTGCATCCAGATCTTCTCCCTTGACATCGTCCATGTG ctggTCCCACAGCGCTCCAGCTCTGTGACATTGGAATGCACGTCCCCACCTGACACCTTTCTGCAGAGCATGATGGACTTCGAGGAGTTTGTGCCTCCAGTGCCACCGCCCCCCTACTACCCACCTGAGTACACCTGCAGCTCCGAGACGGATGCGCAGAG CATCACCTACAATGGCTCCATGGACAGCCCTGTGCCCCTCTACCCAACCGATTTCCCCCCATCATACGAGACTGTGATGGGGCTGCGGGGAGACAGCCAG GCCACCCTGTTCGACTCGCAGATGACAGAGGGCTCCCACACCTGCACCTGCAACCGTGTCCCCTCCATCGTGCTCAGCGGGGAAG TCTCCATGGACAGCGGGTCCCTGATCATGTCCGAGATCATGGACATCCCCGGGGACAGCAGCCCCTCGGAGGACTCGtgcctgctggagctgcagggctccATGCGCTCCGTCGATTACGTCCTGTTCCGCTCCATCCAGCGCAGCCGCGCCGATTACTGCCTGAGCGTGGACTGCGTGCAGTGCAGCCACCACGCTCGCAGCCCCACGCTGGGCTTGCAGGGCCCCTTCGAGGAGACGCCCCAGCCCCGCGTGCGGGGTGAGCGATCCTACTCCTGCTCCACCGCGGAGCCCGGCCCCGATGGCATCTTGGTGGGGGGAGCCGTCACCCACAGCTGCAACCGGCTGGTGGGGCCGGCTCGCTGTGCCGGGCCCTGCTTCCCCGAGGTGCGGCTCAAGGACAAGGGCTCCTCGCTGCAGGGGCGTGGGGGTGGCCGCTCCACGGACACCGCCACCGGCCGCCCCGGCCACCCCCGGCGCAACAGCGAGACCTCCTGCCCCTcgtccccggccccggggctggCCCCGCGCCCGCTCCTGAGGTCACACAGTGACCCCGGCGTGCCGATGGCCGGCCGTGCTG cagatTTCAGGGAAGTACTTTATACCAAAGCACTGGAGGACACCGTGTCCGACTCCTCCGCTGATACAG ggctgtgctctgagGCCTGCCTGCTCCACCGTTCCCACTGTGACTCCCCGCCGCTGCTCCGGGCCGGCTCTGTGGGGAAGAACAAGCTGCCACCCTGCAAGAAGGTGCCACAGCAGCTGTCAAAGACAACCACCCGCTCCCTGGGGGACCTCAAGGGCTACCGAGGCACCCGTGGGCTGGTGGCCAGGTTCCTGCAGAGACCCAAGCgcagcctggcagctggcaTGGAGGTGTCTGGGCACAGCTTCCACGGGCACAAACAG